One segment of Elusimicrobiota bacterium DNA contains the following:
- a CDS encoding M48 family metallopeptidase, with protein MAGDPKQPQLPLTERPDGVLKDVQHFIDDLHRVHPELYEEKPKAKTALPAPVPEAPAQEMLWPEGDPAKARAVICARVEHFARVVGVRCRRVSIKDQRTLWGSCSAKGHLSFNWRLVLAPPEVLDYVVIHELCHILELNHSKKFWHLVNGHCPEHKLRRRWLKDHSAELRKVCAVGPAPLDP; from the coding sequence ATGGCGGGGGACCCCAAACAGCCCCAGCTCCCCCTGACGGAGCGCCCGGACGGGGTCCTCAAGGACGTCCAGCATTTCATCGACGACCTCCACCGCGTCCATCCCGAACTCTACGAGGAGAAGCCCAAGGCGAAGACCGCGCTCCCCGCGCCGGTCCCGGAGGCGCCCGCCCAGGAGATGCTCTGGCCCGAGGGCGACCCGGCGAAGGCCCGCGCGGTCATCTGCGCCCGCGTCGAGCACTTCGCCCGCGTCGTCGGCGTGCGCTGCCGGCGGGTCTCCATCAAGGACCAGCGGACCCTGTGGGGCTCCTGCTCCGCCAAGGGGCACCTGAGCTTCAACTGGCGGCTCGTTCTCGCCCCCCCCGAGGTGCTCGACTACGTCGTCATCCACGAGCTCTGCCACATCCTCGAACTCAATCATTCCAAGAAGTTCTGGCACCTCGTCAACGGGCACTGCCCCGAGCACAAGCTCCGCCGCCGCTGGCTCAAGGATCACTCCGCGGAGCTCCGCAAAGTCTGCGCCGTCGGGCCCGCCCCATTAGATCCATAG
- a CDS encoding tetratricopeptide repeat protein has translation MNAAAALLSLFLPAASFAAPPTKAPVRAGTTAPQKKPADPKDGERLAAQADALRAQGRDKDAIAVYIRALEVYDEVLAPDDLRLAEALDGLSRSLASQGLYEDAEKMGLKSARIIATVKGPRVLEVAYAAERLARISALDRKLAQSIAYYEQALSIEGETWGPDSPRLSGLLEEYLGILRRTPRKADIARIEGRLASLKSRESQKDSRPRK, from the coding sequence ATGAACGCCGCCGCGGCGCTGCTCTCCCTCTTCCTGCCCGCGGCCTCTTTCGCCGCGCCCCCGACGAAGGCGCCCGTGCGGGCCGGGACGACGGCCCCGCAGAAGAAGCCGGCCGACCCGAAGGACGGGGAGCGGCTCGCCGCGCAGGCCGACGCCCTGCGCGCGCAGGGCCGCGACAAGGACGCCATCGCGGTCTACATCCGCGCGCTCGAGGTCTACGACGAGGTCCTTGCGCCCGACGACCTGCGTCTGGCGGAGGCGCTCGACGGTCTCTCGCGCAGTCTGGCCTCGCAGGGGCTCTACGAGGACGCCGAGAAGATGGGGCTCAAGTCCGCGCGCATCATCGCCACGGTCAAAGGTCCCCGCGTCCTCGAGGTCGCCTATGCCGCGGAGCGGCTCGCAAGGATCAGCGCTCTGGACCGCAAGCTGGCGCAGTCCATCGCCTACTACGAGCAGGCCCTCTCCATCGAGGGAGAGACCTGGGGGCCGGACAGCCCCCGTCTCTCCGGCCTGCTCGAGGAGTACCTCGGCATCCTCCGCCGCACCCCCCGCAAAGCCGACATCGCCCGCATCGAGGGTCGCCTCGCGTCCCTCAAAAGCCGGGAATCCCAGAAAGATTCCCGGCCTCGGAAATAA
- a CDS encoding MFS transporter encodes MKGVGRNVWALGIVSGLTDISSEMLYPIVPIFLTSELGAPMAVVGLIEGTAEATASVLKIAGGRLSDRWRRRKLFVLTGYGLSALSKPLMALATAWTCVLFTRFVDRVGKGIRVGPRDALIADACDAEHRGLAFGFHRAMDTAGAALGPLLALALMHFWGMSYRGLFFTAFIPGALGVLVLAAFVRETPPALRAEDASPRASGALAALSPGFKRFLAVYGLFALCNSSDVFLLLRMKGGGFGTEEVLLAYVAYNVVYALLAAPAGRLSDRLGRPKTLALGLAVFAAVYLGFALTHSRAALWSFWMLYGLYGALTEGVGKAFVADLTPSETRASAMGVFQGAGGLLAFGASASAGLLWTHVSPAAPFLMGAAGAGLSAVLFLMWGRESLRDSRA; translated from the coding sequence ATGAAAGGCGTGGGTCGGAACGTCTGGGCGCTGGGCATCGTGAGCGGTCTCACCGACATCTCCAGCGAGATGCTCTACCCGATCGTGCCGATCTTCCTGACGAGCGAGCTCGGCGCGCCGATGGCGGTGGTCGGCCTCATCGAGGGGACGGCCGAGGCCACGGCGAGCGTTCTGAAGATCGCGGGCGGCCGGCTCTCGGACCGTTGGCGGCGCCGCAAGCTCTTCGTCCTGACCGGCTACGGGCTCTCGGCCCTGAGCAAGCCGCTCATGGCCCTCGCGACGGCCTGGACCTGCGTGCTCTTCACGCGCTTCGTCGACCGCGTCGGCAAGGGCATCCGGGTCGGCCCGAGAGACGCGCTGATCGCCGACGCCTGCGACGCGGAGCATCGCGGCCTGGCCTTCGGCTTCCACCGGGCGATGGACACCGCCGGCGCCGCCCTCGGCCCCCTGCTCGCGCTCGCGCTCATGCACTTCTGGGGCATGAGCTATCGGGGGCTCTTCTTCACCGCTTTCATCCCCGGCGCTCTCGGCGTGCTGGTCCTTGCCGCCTTCGTCCGCGAGACGCCTCCGGCGCTCCGCGCCGAAGACGCCTCTCCGAGAGCGAGCGGGGCGCTCGCTGCGCTCTCCCCGGGCTTCAAGCGCTTCCTCGCCGTGTACGGGCTCTTCGCCCTCTGCAACAGCAGCGACGTCTTCCTGCTGCTGCGCATGAAGGGGGGCGGCTTCGGCACGGAGGAGGTTCTCCTCGCCTACGTCGCCTACAACGTCGTCTACGCCCTTCTCGCGGCGCCCGCCGGGCGGCTCTCCGACCGCCTCGGCCGGCCGAAGACGCTCGCTCTGGGGCTCGCGGTCTTCGCCGCGGTCTATCTGGGCTTCGCGCTGACGCACTCGCGCGCGGCCCTCTGGTCGTTCTGGATGCTCTACGGGCTCTACGGGGCCCTGACCGAAGGAGTCGGCAAGGCGTTCGTCGCCGACCTCACTCCCTCGGAGACGAGGGCCTCGGCGATGGGGGTCTTTCAGGGCGCCGGCGGCCTTCTGGCGTTCGGGGCGAGCGCCTCCGCGGGCCTCTTATGGACCCATGTATCCCCGGCCGCGCCGTTCCTCATGGGAGCCGCCGGCGCCGGCCTCTCCGCCGTTCTCTTCCTGATGTGGGGTCGGGAATCCCTCAGGGATTCCCGCGCGTAA